A portion of the Pseudomonas synxantha BG33R genome contains these proteins:
- a CDS encoding putative bifunctional diguanylate cyclase/phosphodiesterase, with product MEWLGQHFFTDLPDTGHLLLNCSHNPFLVLLAYLVACAAGFGTLDMAERVGHVEDPTARRHWRWLGAGCLAGGIWSTHFISMLAFQAPIAIHYELLTTFASLLIALIASLFAMKTLSHAHLRVHQYLLASIWMGLGIALMHYVGMAAMRSQAQVYFESQLFMASVAIAIVASLAALLLSSYLRNGAGVFHQLLKYAASLVLGAGILSMHFTGMAAMQMLVPSGADLSLPVDNNPIQLGLSVAVITLLVIGSGVSAALADKKLQHKERDLRRVNALLSELDQARASLQQVAHFDALTNLLNRRGFNQIFAEKVAEKTRSQGMMAVIFLDIDHFKRINDSLGHDAGDQLLTVLAGHIKGSIRSREDVVARFGGDEFCILINIHHRDEARHMAQRIMQKMKEPIELAGRRMVMTTSIGISLFPDDGQTCEELLKTADLALYQSKDTGRNSLNFFSSNLKTRASLELQLEEELRAALRARTELVLFYQPIFDMKLGKVTRLEALVRWQHPQHGLLAPDRFIGIAENNGLIAELDHWVLRQACHDLSLLSDRGYTELTMAVNCSALNLARDELADEIEDALRFAGVAANRLELEVTENALMGNISSTLALLRQIRALGVSLAIDDFGTGYSSLAYLKRLPLNTLKIDRSFIQDIPKSTADSEIVQAIIGMAHTLHLQVVTEGVETQAQFELLLKHDCDFIQGYLLSPAVPFNDIIGVMQGIAMRNPLYPFSVEGNKEAAAPKEPAAGRIGPPAIVRPIR from the coding sequence ATGGAATGGCTGGGCCAGCATTTTTTCACCGACCTTCCAGACACCGGGCATTTATTGCTCAATTGCAGCCATAACCCCTTTCTGGTGCTACTGGCGTATCTGGTTGCCTGCGCAGCGGGGTTCGGCACGCTGGACATGGCCGAACGCGTCGGCCATGTAGAAGACCCCACCGCTCGCCGCCACTGGCGCTGGCTGGGAGCGGGCTGCCTGGCGGGCGGGATCTGGTCGACCCACTTCATCAGTATGCTGGCGTTCCAGGCCCCGATCGCCATTCATTACGAATTACTCACGACGTTTGCCTCGCTGTTGATCGCCCTGATCGCCTCGCTGTTCGCCATGAAAACCCTCAGTCATGCCCATCTGCGTGTGCACCAATACCTGCTGGCTTCGATATGGATGGGGCTGGGCATCGCGCTGATGCATTACGTGGGCATGGCGGCGATGCGCTCCCAGGCGCAGGTGTACTTTGAATCGCAGTTGTTCATGGCCTCGGTGGCGATTGCCATCGTTGCCAGCCTTGCGGCGTTGCTGCTGTCCAGTTACCTGCGCAACGGTGCCGGGGTGTTTCACCAACTGCTCAAGTACGCCGCCAGCCTGGTTCTTGGCGCGGGGATCCTGAGCATGCACTTCACCGGCATGGCGGCCATGCAAATGCTGGTACCCAGCGGCGCGGACCTGTCGTTGCCGGTGGACAACAATCCGATTCAACTGGGCCTGTCGGTGGCGGTGATTACCCTCTTGGTGATCGGCAGCGGTGTCAGCGCAGCCCTGGCAGACAAAAAACTGCAGCACAAGGAGCGTGACCTGCGCCGCGTCAATGCGCTGCTCAGCGAACTCGACCAGGCCCGCGCCTCACTGCAACAAGTGGCCCATTTTGACGCGTTGACCAACTTGCTCAACCGCCGTGGTTTCAATCAGATCTTCGCGGAGAAAGTTGCAGAAAAAACCCGAAGCCAAGGCATGATGGCGGTGATCTTCCTCGACATTGACCACTTCAAGCGCATCAATGACAGCCTCGGCCATGACGCTGGTGACCAGTTGCTCACGGTGCTGGCCGGGCATATCAAGGGCTCGATACGTAGCCGTGAGGATGTGGTCGCACGGTTTGGCGGCGATGAGTTCTGCATCCTGATCAATATCCATCACCGCGACGAAGCGCGGCACATGGCCCAGCGCATCATGCAGAAAATGAAAGAACCCATCGAACTGGCCGGCCGCCGCATGGTGATGACTACCAGCATCGGTATCAGCCTGTTCCCCGACGATGGCCAAACCTGCGAAGAACTGCTGAAGACCGCCGACCTGGCGCTGTACCAATCCAAGGACACCGGGCGCAACAGCCTGAACTTCTTCAGCTCCAACCTGAAAACCCGTGCCTCCCTGGAACTGCAACTGGAAGAGGAGCTTCGTGCCGCATTGCGCGCACGCACCGAACTGGTGCTGTTCTATCAACCAATCTTCGACATGAAACTGGGCAAGGTCACGCGCCTTGAGGCACTGGTGCGCTGGCAACACCCCCAGCATGGGTTGCTGGCCCCGGACCGGTTTATCGGCATCGCCGAGAACAATGGGCTGATCGCCGAGTTGGACCACTGGGTATTGCGCCAGGCCTGTCACGACCTGAGCCTGTTGTCTGACCGGGGCTACACCGAGTTGACCATGGCCGTGAACTGCTCGGCCCTGAACCTGGCGCGGGACGAGCTGGCCGATGAAATCGAAGACGCCCTGCGCTTTGCCGGCGTGGCGGCCAACCGCCTGGAACTGGAAGTCACCGAAAATGCGCTGATGGGCAATATCAGCAGCACCCTGGCGCTGTTGCGGCAAATCCGTGCCCTGGGGGTCTCCCTGGCGATCGATGATTTCGGCACCGGCTACTCATCCCTGGCCTATCTCAAGCGCCTGCCGCTTAACACCTTGAAGATTGATCGCTCGTTTATCCAGGACATCCCCAAATCCACCGCAGACAGCGAAATCGTCCAGGCGATTATCGGCATGGCCCACACCCTGCACTTGCAGGTGGTGACCGAAGGCGTGGAAACACAGGCGCAGTTTGAGCTATTGCTCAAGCACGACTGTGACTTCATCCAGGGTTACCTGCTCAGCCCGGCGGTGCCGTTCAACGACATCATCGGTGTGATGCAAGGCATTGCGATGCGCAATCCGCTCTACCCCTTCAGCGTGGAAGGCAATAAAGAGGCCGCTGCCCCCAAAGAACCCGCCGCAGGCCGTATCGGCCCGCCGGCCATCGTCAGGCCAATTCGCTGA
- a CDS encoding YkgJ family cysteine cluster protein: MSEASPCLNCGACCSHFRVSFFWGECASSGGTVPDDLVVQINPTRVAMIGTDQKPARCCSLEGEVGKSTSCSIYAQRSSPCREFDASWSQGVQNVDCDAARAAFGLAPLQAPPFELDLPISA, encoded by the coding sequence ATGTCCGAAGCCAGTCCGTGTCTGAATTGCGGTGCCTGCTGTTCACACTTTCGCGTGTCTTTCTTTTGGGGTGAGTGCGCCTCATCCGGGGGCACGGTGCCCGATGATCTGGTGGTGCAGATCAACCCGACCCGGGTGGCAATGATCGGTACCGATCAAAAGCCTGCGCGCTGTTGCAGCCTTGAGGGCGAAGTGGGCAAAAGCACCAGTTGCTCGATCTATGCACAGCGTTCGAGCCCGTGTCGCGAGTTCGATGCTTCCTGGAGCCAGGGTGTACAGAACGTTGATTGCGATGCTGCCCGTGCTGCCTTCGGCCTGGCCCCTTTGCAAGCTCCGCCGTTTGAACTGGACCTGCCCATCAGCGCTTAG